TAGTTTGAGAGTAGCACTTTTTGTAAGAGACGCAGccaaaggaaaagcaaaagatgTCGAAAAGAGGGGAGACATcatccaaaagaaaaaagaagttgAGAAGacaccagagagagagagctgaggAGTTGCCGAAAAACAGCCACATCAACATGCATGCGTACCACTTGTTAATCAAATGTCTAAATGAATGATTTTACGCAGTTCAGTGACacatttaaaatcataaaaaattttaagttaaaaaaaaacgTAAGAGtttaaaagcataaataaaattttaacctaAATTCAGTGATATATTTGAaactatcaaaaaaaaaaaattagagtttcacaaaaaaaaacacacacacacacacacacaagtttAAGtgcataaatatgttttttgcctatttatatatatgtaacatattataattagtttaattttaaattttaagataaattttaaataaaaataaatattaatgtaatgataAGGTTGTTTTTGTTCATAACTAATTTAAGAGACAACATATTTATGTGTTAGTTTTTCTTAAACAAGACATAAAAGGAATTTTAATAGATGATCACTTTATTTACTTTACTTTGACGTTTAATTCTATATATAATTGCTAGAATAAATGTAACCCAGTTAGAAGTCTGACTTAGGCATCTAGCTAGCCACTAATAATTCATTGGCTTTGAAGATGTATGTATGCTAACTAAAGATTAAAAATTACCCCCAGATATGACAGAATCTATATGTATAAAATGCAGTGACATGACATTGAAGGAATAGTATTAATATCGTTATCTTAGTTTGATTTATGTGCATGGAAGAAATATTCCCTCTTATTTTAAGTGAAATCAAGCTTTTTGCACATAGCTTAATTAATTCttgaatcataaaaaataaatatgagctGATGATATTGCCATTAGTAGCTCAAAGAGAGAtgcatttataaataaatagctAGTAATCATATGTACAGCATGGCATAAATTGTTTAGGATTACTTAAAAGAGCAATATTTAACCTCTCATATTGTTAATTCACTTCTATACATATGATGTGCTACAAAAGAAATTATCTTATACCTAATTACTCAAATAatgattcattttttaaaatcaagaGCTAAATTAACTACACTGCTAAGTTATAATCAAGTCTAACCGCGAGTCAAGCTTTGCTTAGCTTGAGCTTTGACTTGTTAGAATTTTGGTGAGCTCGAGTTCGACTCGAGCTCAAAAATGTGTTCAAGCTCATCTCATTAGAAGTTTATTTATCATGTTAAACGAGATTAAGCTCGAGTCAGTCAGCTCACTTAACATGATAAACAAACTTTTGACAAGTCAAGCTCGAGTTtaccataatttttttaaaattaaagtcattaaaatatatttttatataacaaaaaatatatcaaatataagtataattaaattttcaaaataaatacaatattattattcaaacaaacataaacttCCTTATCACAAATATAaggataaataacaaaatattaaaataataataaaaaatatttattttgcaagTTTGTTTATGAACATGTTCATGAACTTGTTAATGAGTCGAATTGCGTCGAACTTTATCTTAATCAAATTTGACTCATTTATGaattaatattcaaattaaAGCTTAAACtcgatttatttataatatatataatacacaaaataaactCTTATAAAGTTAGAGACAAAGCCATTTACAAATAACTTGACTCGTTTAGAACATGTAAATTACCTATCATATCATGAGCCTAATAAATTTGACGGTTCCTCCCTCGACAACTATATTGCAATTATTAACCAACACAGGAAAACAgatggaagagaagagaggttAGGTTTTCAAAAATGGTAGGAAGGATTCCATAAGGAACAATCCAATCCACTCTCTTGAGTCCACTGAATCTCTCTTTAAATTGAAACGACATCTCAGCACTAACTAAGGACACTTTGTGCGTGAGTGGGTGGGTATATTACATGTGGCATCTCATGGCTCTATACCtccttcttctctatttttaaattatatatctcTCCACAAATATGGTATGTTCCTAAAGAATGGGTTACATTTGGAAGGTTCTAACAAAACCCAGCTCAGAAATTGCTCCTCTTTTTAGTCTTCAGAGGCAAAAGCTAATGCAAATGCTTTctgtaaattatattattatgaatGTCCACGCAGTGCTATTGCAAACTCTTTATGCCTTCTAATTTTCccagaaaggaaaaagaagaggaagaaagtaaaataaaacaaagcaaAAGATGCGATATTGGATAACATATtcacatttaattattaatctgtTCACTCTAAATAGTGCAGGGGTCTAATTAAATTACATTACACATAACATAATTTCTATATATAGGAAACTCTATTGGACTAACGATATTCActttaaaatacatatatatactattcaaacTCTCAGAATAATATTTACAGAGCTTTCTCAATACGCATTTatggtatttaattattattttgcacTAATGCACTTAATTAAGCTTACTTTTAGTAACCAATATGTAGTTATGGTTAATTTCAAATTTGTGTTGatttatactatatatatatatatatgtatatatcactTTAGTGACAGTATTCTAATCTTTTAGTTAAGTATATGATTtatagttttcttatttttttatgaattattttatttatttttgctgaGATTCAATAATAAACAAAACCTAGCAACAAATTACAAAACACTGGGCTGCTGGGCCTGCCAATATGAGGATAGGATTGAGATTAACATCATCCCCTATAGAATGTTGTACTTAatccaacaaaaaaattatatataatgtacAAATTGTTTTCCCCCGGCCCTCTTGCTCTTGGTTGTTATTCTGTTCTCGAGGTGTAATTTGTAGTGGCTGTAGGCGGGTAATCTGTGCTAAATTTGTGGTACGTTGCAGTGGATGTTCTTGTTTGCTTTTTTAATAACATTATCTGTGtgtttattaagaaaaaaattattagcaCACAAGTAAAACAATTTGCTAGTGGAATGAGAATCTAATTCCAAATTTAAAACTGCATTCATTGAATGTTGGAGTAAACCTAGCAATATGGAAGCATATTTTTATGTGATCGGCTATAGGGGGGCTACTTTCGAATTTATGGTTTTCTATCGACCATTGTTGACcatttttcagaatttaaaaCAATCTAGTATTGTCTTTTTATATGgactttaatttgttttatatatttattgagttatgtattttttagaCATTAATTAACATCTAAATAATACTCTTCAAGCATATAAATGTGTTCACAAtacctaataaatttttaaattttattaaaatatttaaatattatctcTTAGATGTCCCAATCCTTCTAAAAAGATATAGAAATCATGACGAGTCAGGATGCCTCCTTAAACATCTGAAGTACGATAAAATTATAGCAATACTTTACTCAAAAGTTTGAAACATGATAATATCATTTAgattactaaataaaaaaaatgtgctATGCATTCTTCACACTACCATGTTTTCAAAAGTGTGTAAGTCAAAAGAAATAGTTTTGCTTTTAAGTTTTACCTCTGCAAAATATTGGAGATCTACATTTTGAATtaagtcaaaattttgatttttttccccCAATTTGGTTAAATATATAGACTTTTTTTGCTCTAAGTGGGTACACTCTGATATGCTTCCTTTTGTATCTGGAAGTTGCCCACATTCTCACATTTTTATCCTCTCTATTAGACCCGAGATATACTttatattatatcatctttTTTTAGCTACATATTTGTAGGTTCCTGAGCTTCTCATTGATTAAAGATGGTGGTCGGTCTCTTATGAGAAAAGCCCCAGGTGTTCAACTCATCCTAAAACCTCTCAAAGGGCTAGTTTGAAGCCATATAAGAGAATCAATCCCAAGAGACacaacacataattttttttgtaagagCATTGAATTCTCTTAAAGCAAACAAAGTATATTATTGAAACTGAAGTCTGAAGCATTGCATGAAGTTTAATTTGTTCTTCATTTACACTTTATTTGTTTTCTATAATCAAAGTTGTATAAGTTGTAATTGATTTTCTGGTGTTGTATTTATTTACTTGTGAGTGTTGTATTTATTTACTTGTGAGTGTGGGAATTCTTGTCTTAATGCGAAGAATTTGTTCTTGCCacaataaatgtttttattcgGAACGaactacatatatatttttaatttttaaaaattaagaattctACATGGCGAAACCtttaaaatttatcatgaaaagaaaaaaagaatgtgATATTTCAATTCAtccacaaaaaaagaaaaaaaatcataacaaggaaaatcaatcaaaacttaattaatgtTTTGTAAAATTGCCCCTCTTGAAtgtctttcattttcttcctatctTATGTTAGTTCTTTTAGTTTCTTATTTCAAAGATCTTTAATTTGTATATAGTCTTTAGTTAGgctatctttctttttcaatgaatttttatttagtaaaaaaatgtctatatataatttttagggttttaatcacaaacaaaaatagctaagtttttaattttagtctacattatttttaatttttaatatatcttatttttatttagtttcaatTATGAACCATCATTTACCACTTAAAGTGCTActgataattaaatataataagacAAGTACATACAAAATGCTCTAGAGGATAGGATGATAAAAATTATCAACCTTACCATACAGAACAGAATACcgtaaaattaatcaaaattaaatacaacggaaaaaattgaataatggGGATTATTTTTGaactaagaaaaaatataaaaattgaataacaaaaaaattgtgtgatggggattatttttgtcacatcattacacattaatttatcacatcatattttaataagaattttttatggGCACATAGATAGTGTCTATAATTAAGACAAAATAAACGTAGaatattatgattaaaaaaataaaaaaaaaatctaaaactgTAAACTTGAATAAGTTCAATTCTTTTAGCAATTAAGCCTAAGTTTTATTCAGCTAaacaaaagtgtaattttttggaTGGGTGattagaaaaaaacaaaaacaaaaaacctacagtgaatatatatatatatatatatatgcatataaaagtGATGATCATACTaacaaaaatgtgttttaagcaaaaaagaaaaaatattaacaaaaacgTGAAGAATGTATGTgtcatgtgtgtgtatatatatatatatatatatatgatcacaAATACATGATGcaaattttacaattttgtaATTGTGACACGgatgatgtaatatatatggatgtagaaaacaacaaaacactaaaaaaaaatgagacttggGAGAcgacgatatatatatatatatatatttatatatattatgttattattatttttatataattataaaaaatataattcataaatttaaattttatacaattatataaataattaaaatagttacAAAAGAATTTactattaaatttgcatgatgatataaaatacaaaatattttaaaaaattgctcTCAatgttttgtaaatttttttaaaaaaaccccACACCATGTCCATAGGTGTCTGATACAGCGTGGAGACAcgtgttcataatttttttttttttctctttgatttttttttaataaaatcgcGTGTCGGACACATTGATGTTGCTTCTGAGCACTATAAATACAAAGCTTTCTACTCCTAATCCTCCTCACAAAAGAAATCTCCCTCTTACATaggaaatctctctctctctctctctctctctctctctccaagaCATTGCAAGAATGTCAGACCCTCTTGTGACTGGGAGAGTGATAGGAGACGTTATAGATAATTTCTCTGAAACAGTGAAAATGAGTGTCACTTACAACTCCAATAAGCAGGTCTTCAATGGCCATGAGCTGTTTCCTTCCTCAGTCACCCTTAAGCCTAGGGTTGAAGTCCATGGAGGTGACATGAGGTCCTTCTTTACTCTGGTATATATCTACTACTATATCCATGATCTGCTGGTTAATTAAACCAACCATTAaccatatatgtatttatatatatatatattctagcCTTTTCACacatttgtttaatttgttttccttttttatctTGGCAATCGATCCTTACCAATTCgtgttaattaattatctgcAGATTATGACTGATCCAGATGTTCCTAATCCCAGTGATCCATACCTGAGGGAGCACCTTCACTGGTATGCATACTTTGTAATGAAACCCTAGCTAAATGTAAATGTCTTGATGAGGAATGGTTTATTtgtcaaacaaacaaattaagaaaaaaggATGAGAAAATCTTTGTTGCCAGAAGAGAAATGGGTTGCCTTcagcaaaaaagaaataatgtaTATAAAGCCACAGGTAAGTCTCAAACCAACTTACTAACAAGGCTGAATACTATATATATGTGCCCTAGCTGATGACTCCGCTGGTATTACTATTTACACATGCAGGCTGCTATACATATACGCGCACACACGCATGAAATTCTTGCATTTCATCTCTCACAAAAGAACACaattataaaatgtaagaaattaacaaataaaatcctcaacacaccaaaaaaaacaaaacaaaaatgtgtGGGAGAAGGTAAACTAGTCATAACTTTCTCTGTAAGAAGCTCCTAATAATATTTTGCTTCTTTGGGGGGGCATATTATTTATTGCAGGATGGTCACAGACATCCCAGGCACAACAGATTCCTCCTTTGGTATGTTTTCTCTTCAAGAGAGAGACTTGGCCGCTAACTACTTGGtcatttatgtttttcttttctttttttgtggtaaatgattaataaaaacACTATTATTGCGCGCAGGGACAGAGGTGGTGAACTATGAGACACCAAGGCCGAACATAGGGATCCACAGGTTTGTGTTCGTTCTCTTCAAGCAGAACCGCAGGCTGCAGGCGGCAGTGAATTCGTCAGtgcttgaagcttcaagggaTGGGTTCAGCACCAGAAAGTTTGCACAAGACAATGAGCTGGGCCTGCCTGTTGCTGCTGTCTTCTTCAATGCCCAAAGGGAAACTGCAGCCAGGAGGCGTTGACCATCTCACGATCCAACatctactatatatatatatcaacctaGCTACACAAATTTCCACCTTTTCTAGAAggttatatatacttatattatatatatatatatatatataaagagagagagagagagagagagagggagaactTCATAAGGCTGCTAGAATGGAGCCAAATGAGCTTTTCTTAGCTCGACTTTCTCCCAACTTCAAGAACAATA
This genomic stretch from Diospyros lotus cultivar Yz01 chromosome 1, ASM1463336v1, whole genome shotgun sequence harbors:
- the LOC127812568 gene encoding protein CENTRORADIALIS, with translation MSDPLVTGRVIGDVIDNFSETVKMSVTYNSNKQVFNGHELFPSSVTLKPRVEVHGGDMRSFFTLIMTDPDVPNPSDPYLREHLHWMVTDIPGTTDSSFGTEVVNYETPRPNIGIHRFVFVLFKQNRRLQAAVNSSVLEASRDGFSTRKFAQDNELGLPVAAVFFNAQRETAARRR